In Bacteriovorax stolpii, a single genomic region encodes these proteins:
- the tyrS gene encoding tyrosine--tRNA ligase — MNFYQELEDRGLIADVSNPELKELLNTKKISFYIGYDPTAKSLQIGNLFAIITMKRFQNAGHKPYVLLGGATGMIGDPSGKSTERVLLTEEVIKENIEAQKKQFQKILKFDGENPAIMVNNYDWMGKFSFLEFLRDVGKKFRISEMIAKESVKKRLESEVGLSFTEFCYQMLQAYDFRHLSLNHDIILQMGGGDQWGNITAGIDYTRKMDGRQVYGLVIPLVTDSNGNKFGKSEGGTAIYLDPEMTSPYQMYQYLLNSEDASVVKYLKYFTFLSLDEIAALEAKTVNEPHLREAQKVLASEVVKLVHGEEGLNAALNATKIFFGEKITNLKDKDLTAIFKDVPSVELKRADLQAGIPLLDLLAQTPLFPSKSEARRSVEQKGVYLNNDTMPEMTTAINESHLASETCMVIRKGKKNYCVIKFA, encoded by the coding sequence ATGAATTTTTACCAAGAACTAGAAGACCGCGGACTCATCGCGGACGTGTCAAACCCGGAATTAAAAGAACTCTTAAACACTAAGAAAATTTCTTTTTATATCGGTTATGACCCGACAGCTAAGTCGCTTCAAATTGGTAACCTCTTTGCCATCATCACCATGAAACGTTTCCAGAACGCAGGACATAAGCCTTACGTTCTTCTTGGAGGAGCGACTGGTATGATCGGTGACCCTTCTGGAAAAAGCACTGAGCGCGTTCTTCTGACAGAAGAAGTGATCAAAGAAAACATTGAAGCGCAGAAAAAACAATTTCAGAAAATTTTAAAATTCGACGGAGAAAACCCGGCGATCATGGTTAACAACTACGATTGGATGGGGAAATTCTCCTTCCTTGAATTCCTAAGAGACGTTGGTAAGAAATTCAGGATTTCTGAAATGATCGCCAAGGAATCAGTTAAAAAGAGACTTGAATCAGAAGTGGGACTAAGTTTTACTGAGTTCTGCTACCAAATGCTTCAAGCTTACGACTTCCGTCACCTGTCACTAAACCACGACATCATCCTGCAAATGGGTGGAGGCGATCAATGGGGTAACATTACTGCGGGGATCGATTACACTCGCAAAATGGATGGACGCCAGGTTTACGGTTTAGTTATTCCACTGGTAACAGATTCAAACGGAAACAAATTCGGAAAATCTGAAGGTGGAACAGCAATCTACCTTGACCCCGAAATGACGTCTCCATACCAAATGTACCAATACCTGCTTAATAGTGAAGACGCTTCTGTTGTGAAGTACCTAAAGTACTTTACGTTCCTCTCACTTGATGAAATCGCGGCCCTTGAAGCTAAGACGGTTAATGAGCCTCACCTGCGTGAAGCTCAAAAAGTCCTGGCCAGTGAAGTAGTGAAGCTGGTTCACGGCGAAGAAGGCCTAAATGCCGCTTTAAACGCGACAAAAATTTTCTTTGGTGAAAAGATCACCAACCTAAAAGATAAAGACCTGACGGCGATCTTTAAAGACGTTCCTTCTGTGGAACTAAAGCGCGCTGACCTTCAAGCAGGTATTCCTCTTCTGGACCTGCTTGCCCAGACTCCACTTTTCCCAAGTAAGAGTGAAGCAAGAAGATCAGTTGAGCAAAAAGGTGTTTACCTCAATAACGATACGATGCCAGAGATGACGACGGCGATTAACGAATCACATCTTGCAAGTGAGACGTGTATGGTTATTAGAAAAGGTAAAAAGAACTATTGTGTAATTAAATTTGCTTAA
- a CDS encoding metallopeptidase TldD-related protein produces MKQDILTTNEESLSVEVVAGQVNSSRNKNITKKGVRLFEGNKIYTTSYVGDISDADLVKKAQSSKSVGIPYDYELPHYQNGRMIDEGSFHAPLSQIMEAIQATQERLQGYSNEFVFNGKFERSFHTVSLKDDKGAVMEKKFGTNGWYYLFKRVGSPNLLDGYFAGSGRTLDINDVLDKNLPYLDAYKNEITFQSGKYPVLFIEGDGLQNKLIESLRADKYCEGSALYSGKLNQQIFSKDFSLYDINLLPEHGVYRKFDEEGTIRKLEKLPLIENGVMKNVIADLRNAKKYGVEATGNGMRSYDSAVGMGFNALVVAAGKRTTQEILKSLDQCVVVFMGDGGDFTDKGDFSTPLQLSYLVKKGEIVGRLPQLTVKTTTTDMFNSRLIEIASDGFQKNFRNPSLFTEMDVYLN; encoded by the coding sequence ATGAAACAAGATATTCTAACAACAAATGAAGAGTCTCTTTCTGTTGAAGTTGTCGCAGGACAAGTGAATTCTTCAAGAAACAAAAACATTACAAAAAAAGGTGTACGCCTTTTTGAAGGTAATAAAATCTACACTACATCTTATGTCGGAGATATCAGCGATGCTGACCTGGTTAAAAAGGCCCAGAGTTCAAAGAGCGTAGGGATTCCTTATGACTATGAACTTCCTCACTACCAAAATGGCAGAATGATTGACGAGGGAAGCTTCCATGCACCTCTGTCGCAAATTATGGAAGCGATTCAGGCGACTCAAGAGCGCCTGCAAGGGTATTCAAATGAATTCGTTTTTAACGGAAAATTTGAGCGCTCTTTTCACACTGTCTCACTAAAAGATGACAAAGGTGCAGTGATGGAAAAGAAATTTGGCACGAATGGTTGGTATTACCTGTTTAAGCGCGTGGGCTCTCCAAACCTGCTTGATGGCTACTTTGCTGGCAGCGGCAGAACGTTGGATATCAACGACGTTTTGGATAAAAATCTTCCTTACTTAGATGCTTATAAAAATGAGATTACATTCCAAAGTGGGAAATACCCGGTACTTTTCATTGAGGGCGATGGTCTTCAAAACAAACTTATTGAGTCTTTAAGAGCAGACAAGTACTGCGAAGGCTCAGCTCTTTACAGCGGAAAATTAAACCAACAAATCTTCAGTAAAGATTTTTCTCTTTATGATATCAATCTGCTCCCTGAGCACGGTGTTTACCGCAAGTTCGATGAAGAAGGGACAATTAGAAAGCTGGAAAAACTTCCACTCATTGAAAACGGTGTGATGAAAAATGTGATCGCCGATCTTCGCAATGCCAAGAAATACGGAGTAGAGGCGACTGGAAACGGAATGCGCTCATATGACTCTGCTGTTGGCATGGGGTTTAATGCTCTGGTTGTGGCCGCAGGAAAGAGGACAACTCAGGAGATTTTAAAATCTCTTGATCAATGTGTTGTCGTCTTTATGGGAGACGGTGGAGATTTTACGGACAAGGGAGATTTCTCGACTCCACTTCAGCTTTCTTACCTGGTGAAAAAAGGAGAGATCGTAGGCCGTCTTCCACAGTTGACGGTGAAGACAACAACGACAGATATGTTTAACTCGCGCTTAATTGAAATTGCCAGTGACGGCTTTCAAAAGAATTTTAGGAATCCAAGTCTCTTTACAGAGATGGATGTTTATTTGAATTGA
- the serS gene encoding serine--tRNA ligase — MLDIKFIRENSDIVKNACKLKNVALDIDQLLALDKEVSSLKTEEQNLLTQKNGITAKIPKASADERPALIAESKALDEKVKALKPRAEKAEEELKTLMYLTPQIPSPKAPIGKDDNDNVEVKKAGVLPKFDFTPLDHVQILEKNNWADFERIAKVSGSRSYSLKNEMVLVELAMHRLAMDKLMQKGFTVVSVPAFAREEALYGTGHFPNGRDQAYYIPEQNIYLAGTAEVQINSLHAGEILKEAELPILYAGYSPCFRSEAGSYGRDVRGLIRVHQFMKVEQFIYCKNDPAESEKWHKILLETSEEIVQDLELPYRVVECCTGDMGAGKVRMFDVEAWVPSEQKYRETHSCSALHDWQSRRTQTRYRDNDNKVQYVHTLNNTAIATPRILVPFLENHQQADGSVKIPAKLQPYLMGMTVIGKKN, encoded by the coding sequence ATGCTAGATATTAAATTCATCAGGGAAAATTCTGACATCGTAAAGAACGCTTGTAAGCTTAAGAACGTCGCACTTGATATTGATCAATTGCTGGCCCTAGATAAAGAAGTTTCATCCCTAAAGACTGAGGAACAAAATCTTTTAACGCAAAAAAACGGAATAACAGCGAAGATTCCTAAGGCTTCAGCTGATGAACGCCCAGCGCTTATCGCTGAGAGTAAGGCCCTTGATGAAAAAGTAAAGGCCCTTAAGCCGCGCGCAGAGAAGGCCGAGGAAGAGCTTAAGACGCTTATGTATCTTACGCCGCAAATCCCTTCGCCAAAGGCCCCAATTGGAAAAGACGACAACGATAACGTTGAAGTAAAAAAAGCAGGAGTGCTTCCAAAGTTTGATTTCACTCCACTTGATCACGTTCAAATCTTAGAGAAAAACAACTGGGCCGATTTTGAAAGAATCGCCAAAGTTTCTGGTTCTCGCTCATACTCACTAAAAAATGAAATGGTTTTAGTTGAGCTAGCAATGCACAGACTTGCTATGGATAAACTAATGCAAAAAGGTTTCACTGTTGTTTCAGTTCCAGCATTCGCTCGCGAAGAAGCACTATACGGAACAGGACACTTTCCAAACGGAAGAGACCAGGCTTATTACATTCCAGAACAAAATATCTACTTAGCGGGAACAGCAGAAGTTCAAATCAATTCTCTTCACGCAGGAGAGATTTTAAAAGAAGCAGAACTTCCCATTCTATACGCGGGTTATTCTCCATGCTTTAGAAGTGAAGCTGGGTCATACGGACGCGATGTACGTGGTTTAATCCGCGTTCACCAGTTCATGAAAGTAGAGCAGTTTATTTACTGTAAAAACGATCCTGCTGAGTCTGAAAAATGGCACAAGATCCTGCTTGAGACATCTGAAGAAATCGTTCAGGACCTTGAGCTTCCATACAGAGTTGTTGAATGTTGTACGGGAGATATGGGAGCAGGTAAGGTGCGCATGTTTGACGTTGAAGCATGGGTTCCATCTGAACAAAAATACAGAGAGACTCACAGCTGTTCAGCTCTTCACGACTGGCAGTCGCGCAGAACTCAAACTCGCTACAGAGACAATGACAACAAAGTTCAATACGTTCACACATTAAACAACACGGCGATTGCGACTCCAAGAATCCTGGTGCCTTTTTTAGAGAACCACCAGCAAGCTGATGGCTCTGTAAAGATTCCGGCCAAACTTCAGCCGTATTTAATGGGTATGACAGTGATCGGTAAAAAGAACTAA
- a CDS encoding GNAT family N-acetyltransferase, with protein sequence MSDTRRRGMSEETCSKHVARSNDDSNDVDGVLKTSGNDFFEIRQISPEDKIPIQAGLSLLSPESIRQRFFANKTEFSEAELKFLTEVDQVNHLAYVAVHHKGDNLLPAGVIRAVKPNVESTAAEIGIVIVDCYQGQGLGTRLFDTIAEQALKVGITQFYGDYHVSNLKMTKLLEKFAKKHHPLMIKHTHDGFIYFEAPLKN encoded by the coding sequence ATGTCAGATACTAGGCGCAGAGGAATGAGTGAGGAGACGTGCTCTAAGCACGTCGCACGATCGAATGACGATAGCAACGACGTAGATGGCGTTTTAAAAACCTCTGGGAATGACTTTTTTGAAATTAGACAAATTAGTCCAGAAGATAAAATCCCTATACAGGCGGGACTCTCATTGCTCTCGCCTGAGTCCATCCGCCAGCGCTTTTTTGCCAACAAAACAGAATTCTCAGAGGCCGAATTAAAATTTTTGACTGAGGTTGATCAGGTTAATCACCTGGCCTACGTCGCTGTTCATCACAAAGGTGATAACCTTTTGCCGGCCGGAGTTATCCGCGCAGTCAAACCTAATGTGGAATCAACAGCAGCTGAGATCGGGATCGTGATTGTTGATTGTTACCAGGGTCAAGGTCTTGGAACGAGGCTCTTTGATACGATTGCTGAACAGGCGCTTAAAGTCGGGATCACCCAATTTTATGGTGACTATCATGTCAGTAACCTTAAAATGACTAAACTCCTTGAGAAGTTCGCAAAAAAACACCATCCTCTGATGATAAAACACACCCACGATGGATTTATTTATTTTGAAGCTCCGTTAAAAAACTGA
- a CDS encoding cation diffusion facilitator family transporter: MADHHPKINHEERKFLPALSLIIGIILLSLKFYAYHLTGSQSVFSDALESIVNVVAGVITLAVIVVAAKPADEDHPYGHGKVESMAATFEGGAITLAGILIIIQSIQIFFHGAHVEEVNAGLVLIVLTGVINGILGFILKVQGKRHHSEAMLSSGAHLMGDALTSIGVLLSLLIVKFTGAQWVDPVIAGFFGTVLCIQGTRILIRSGNVLLDAHDQELLQLVAGLFEKNYVPGVIDIHYTRIIKSGPFHHIECHMVIPEFWSVAEGHTFSENYEQSILKEYPVEAEIRIHLDPCRKVYCENCELADCPIRQRHFIKRVPLNNLDEVTSPTESR, from the coding sequence ATGGCAGATCATCATCCAAAAATTAATCATGAAGAAAGAAAATTTTTACCAGCGCTCTCGCTGATTATCGGTATCATTTTACTTAGTTTAAAATTTTACGCTTACCACTTAACCGGATCTCAGTCCGTTTTCTCTGATGCTCTGGAGAGTATTGTTAACGTCGTTGCAGGAGTCATTACGTTGGCGGTGATTGTGGTGGCCGCAAAGCCTGCCGATGAAGACCATCCATACGGCCATGGAAAAGTAGAAAGCATGGCCGCGACCTTTGAAGGGGGAGCAATCACTCTTGCCGGTATTTTAATTATCATCCAGTCGATTCAGATTTTTTTCCACGGGGCTCATGTTGAAGAAGTAAACGCTGGTCTGGTGTTGATTGTTTTAACAGGTGTGATTAATGGGATTTTAGGATTCATTCTTAAAGTTCAGGGAAAGCGCCATCACTCAGAGGCCATGCTTTCCAGTGGGGCTCACCTGATGGGAGATGCACTGACGAGTATTGGAGTTCTTCTCAGTTTATTGATTGTTAAATTTACCGGGGCACAGTGGGTGGACCCTGTCATTGCAGGTTTCTTTGGAACTGTTTTATGCATTCAGGGAACGAGGATTCTCATTCGCTCAGGAAACGTTCTTCTGGACGCTCACGATCAGGAGTTGTTGCAATTAGTGGCCGGACTTTTTGAAAAAAATTACGTTCCGGGAGTGATTGATATTCACTACACGCGCATTATTAAAAGCGGACCTTTTCATCATATTGAATGCCACATGGTTATTCCGGAATTCTGGTCAGTGGCCGAAGGTCATACTTTCAGTGAAAACTACGAGCAGAGTATTTTAAAAGAATACCCGGTGGAAGCAGAAATCAGAATCCATCTAGATCCTTGCCGTAAAGTGTATTGTGAAAATTGTGAACTGGCGGATTGTCCGATCAGGCAAAGACACTTTATTAAGAGAGTTCCGTTAAACAATCTCGATGAAGTGACTTCACCCACTGAAAGCAGATAA
- a CDS encoding YceI family protein: protein MKYLTLFFAMALTFSAQAKQFELIKEHSRIGFDVDYMMMTKVEGQFKDYRGFFELNDKEDTLSNVRVEIVGESVDTNDGKRDFHLKGHEFFFVANYPEITFKAAGPVKVAAGQKFKITGDLTLRGVTKSVTLDGFYKGKLKDPWDKENYFFTLSGELNRKDFEIVWNKQMDAGGVLVGEAVRLTIVVQAQVLGEKTPFSTHMVPNTKAIQERNDLKRGKIKKLTTPTDPNDHKAPKK, encoded by the coding sequence ATGAAATACCTAACTCTCTTTTTTGCAATGGCCCTCACTTTCTCTGCTCAGGCAAAACAATTTGAGCTGATTAAAGAACACTCGCGCATCGGTTTTGATGTGGATTATATGATGATGACGAAAGTTGAAGGACAGTTTAAAGACTACCGCGGCTTTTTTGAATTAAATGATAAAGAAGACACACTTTCAAATGTCAGAGTGGAAATTGTCGGTGAGAGCGTTGATACAAATGACGGGAAGAGAGATTTTCACTTAAAGGGGCATGAGTTCTTTTTTGTGGCCAACTACCCTGAGATCACATTTAAAGCAGCAGGACCTGTAAAAGTGGCGGCCGGACAAAAATTTAAAATCACCGGAGACTTAACTCTTCGTGGAGTGACGAAGTCAGTGACGTTGGATGGATTCTATAAAGGAAAATTAAAAGACCCGTGGGATAAAGAAAACTATTTCTTCACTCTAAGTGGCGAGCTTAACCGCAAAGATTTCGAGATCGTCTGGAACAAACAAATGGACGCTGGTGGGGTTTTAGTAGGGGAAGCTGTTCGTTTAACGATTGTTGTTCAGGCGCAGGTTTTAGGAGAGAAGACACCGTTTTCAACTCACATGGTTCCCAACACTAAAGCGATTCAGGAAAGAAATGATTTAAAGAGAGGGAAGATTAAGAAGCTGACGACTCCGACAGATCCGAATGATCACAAAGCACCTAAGAAGTAA
- a CDS encoding YebC/PmpR family DNA-binding transcriptional regulator has translation MGRKWNNIKEKKGDQDKQRSLIYTKSLREVTKAVKQGGEEVESNFMLRIALEKCRKYNVPKDNIDRAIKKGLGNDDEGYEDIAYEGYGPNGVAIFVEASTNNGTRTVANVRNFFNKCGGSLGTTGCLQFVFERKSVFEIPQGKLVEDDFTMDMIDAGAEDVVLEDGFYTVTGPMESFGAIQTKLDELKVTADEAGLERVPLTFKEIDKETFKTVMKLVDLLEGDDDVTKVYHNVKYDDSFADL, from the coding sequence ATGGGACGTAAGTGGAACAACATTAAAGAAAAAAAAGGCGATCAGGACAAACAGCGCTCTTTAATTTACACAAAATCACTTCGCGAAGTTACAAAAGCAGTAAAACAAGGTGGAGAAGAAGTTGAAAGTAACTTCATGCTTCGTATCGCTCTTGAAAAGTGCAGAAAGTACAACGTTCCAAAAGACAACATCGACCGCGCGATCAAAAAAGGTCTAGGTAACGATGATGAAGGATATGAAGATATTGCTTACGAAGGATACGGACCTAACGGTGTCGCGATCTTCGTTGAAGCTTCAACAAATAACGGTACAAGAACAGTCGCTAACGTTCGCAACTTCTTTAACAAGTGCGGCGGATCTCTGGGAACAACTGGATGTCTTCAGTTCGTCTTCGAGAGAAAATCTGTTTTTGAGATCCCACAAGGAAAACTGGTAGAAGACGACTTCACAATGGACATGATCGATGCGGGAGCTGAAGATGTTGTCCTGGAAGACGGGTTCTATACTGTCACAGGGCCTATGGAGTCTTTCGGCGCTATCCAGACAAAACTCGACGAGCTAAAGGTCACAGCTGATGAAGCAGGGCTTGAGCGCGTGCCTCTAACGTTTAAGGAAATCGACAAAGAAACTTTCAAGACGGTCATGAAACTCGTAGACCTACTTGAAGGCGACGATGACGTCACAAAGGTTTACCACAACGTTAAGTACGACGATTCATTCGCCGACCTGTAA
- a CDS encoding ATP-binding response regulator, whose amino-acid sequence MSIRILVVDDDQINSRVLSQRLTKRGFNVTCVESGRECLEALQGDTPDLILLDIVMPEMTGLQVLQYVRTVYSSIDIPIIMATAKTDVADIVEALKLGANDYIQKPVNIDIAEARINAQINAVRNYREAMEKREVESINSLIATYNHEINNPLTIAFGLLRKAKKEASTEYFDRIGDALQRVTNIVKEIERITSKRQEESEQEVTQKIYKIR is encoded by the coding sequence ATGAGTATTAGAATCCTGGTTGTGGATGACGACCAAATCAATTCAAGAGTTCTATCACAAAGGCTTACGAAAAGAGGCTTCAACGTAACGTGTGTGGAATCGGGCAGAGAGTGTCTTGAGGCACTTCAAGGCGATACGCCAGATTTAATTCTCCTTGATATTGTTATGCCGGAAATGACAGGGCTTCAGGTCCTGCAATACGTGCGTACGGTGTATTCATCAATTGATATCCCTATTATCATGGCGACTGCTAAAACAGACGTTGCTGATATTGTAGAGGCCCTTAAGCTTGGTGCTAACGATTATATCCAGAAGCCGGTTAACATTGATATCGCAGAAGCGCGTATCAATGCTCAAATCAATGCTGTAAGAAATTACCGCGAGGCCATGGAGAAAAGAGAAGTTGAATCAATCAACTCTCTGATTGCAACATACAACCATGAAATCAACAATCCTCTAACGATTGCCTTTGGACTTCTAAGAAAAGCGAAGAAGGAAGCAAGTACAGAGTACTTCGATCGCATTGGAGACGCTCTTCAACGTGTTACCAATATCGTTAAAGAAATCGAACGCATCACTTCCAAGAGACAAGAAGAGTCTGAGCAAGAAGTCACTCAGAAGATTTATAAAATTCGCTAG
- a CDS encoding thiol-disulfide oxidoreductase DCC family protein has product MDKVVFYDGDCGLCQRSVRALVSLDSKKELLFAPLNGETYKTEVGRESDMSTVVFLSHGQLFYKSDAVIEIGRRLGGVKSLLLLLKLIPRFIRDTVYNIIARNRKKVSCIILPRDQRFLK; this is encoded by the coding sequence ATGGATAAGGTTGTTTTTTATGATGGGGATTGTGGGTTATGCCAGCGCTCGGTGAGGGCCTTGGTTTCTCTCGACTCTAAAAAAGAACTGCTTTTTGCACCTCTCAACGGCGAGACCTATAAGACTGAAGTCGGTAGGGAAAGTGATATGAGCACGGTGGTGTTTCTTTCTCATGGGCAATTGTTTTATAAGAGTGATGCTGTGATTGAAATTGGCAGGCGATTGGGTGGAGTGAAATCCTTATTACTTTTATTAAAACTTATCCCTCGTTTTATCCGCGACACTGTTTATAACATCATTGCTAGAAACCGAAAAAAAGTTTCATGTATCATACTCCCTAGAGATCAGCGATTTTTAAAGTAA
- a CDS encoding c-type cytochrome biogenesis protein CcmI/CycH produces the protein MRSLFLAAFLSVATLTNAHAYTDPKVGGMVTLKKGLEKKITKNGVLFIFAKQAGPDSGPNDRTPPVAVIKVERPTFPQAFVITQKNVMIPGADFKGPLHVIARYSPSGDALNKTGAIEGMDPKFPSTDLGNKNLNIELNVELK, from the coding sequence ATGAGAAGTCTTTTTTTAGCTGCCTTTTTATCTGTTGCAACACTAACTAACGCTCACGCTTACACTGACCCAAAAGTTGGTGGAATGGTGACATTAAAAAAAGGACTAGAAAAAAAGATCACTAAAAATGGTGTACTTTTTATCTTTGCAAAACAAGCTGGACCTGATTCGGGACCAAACGATAGAACTCCTCCAGTTGCGGTTATTAAAGTTGAGAGGCCAACTTTTCCTCAGGCCTTCGTGATCACACAAAAAAATGTGATGATCCCTGGTGCTGATTTCAAAGGACCTCTGCACGTGATTGCCCGTTACTCACCATCTGGCGATGCTCTTAATAAAACAGGAGCGATTGAGGGGATGGACCCGAAATTTCCTTCAACAGATTTAGGAAATAAAAATCTTAATATCGAACTGAATGTGGAACTTAAGTAA
- a CDS encoding TldD/PmbA family protein — protein MDIKSVLDKLDLGKFPCHFVDVRIERTQSSSFLFQNGELVAASERPVLGAFVRVHHHGAWFYSSTTAVSALGDEITKLIKQAEAGPHASNVYVLPDNNGAHHLINKTKHAFSNISLEEKVKMGERYLPLIKKIENLKDSRIRYTDVYKEKFYKSSVGTEFSYDFNQAGFAFGATLKKGDELFEDGFRLYATEFNSFQNLENDILSYFAEAQKFLSAKTITPGKYKVVLSPEITGVFTHESFGHKSEADFMMGDPEATKEWKLGSTIAAPCLSIVDTGVHDNTSGYCPIDDEGTLAQKTYLIKEGVLTGRLHSTHTANVLEEKPTGNARAMNFEYEPIVRMTSTYIEGGKVSFKDLLKKAEGGVYFYNFKHGSGGSTFTIAPIRAYMIRNGELAEPVRVSVLSGSVFETLKQIEACGDDFHLESSAFGGCGKMEQWPLPVADGGPSILVNEMQIS, from the coding sequence ATGGATATCAAGAGTGTCTTAGATAAATTAGATCTGGGAAAATTTCCCTGTCACTTTGTCGACGTAAGAATTGAGCGCACGCAATCAAGCAGCTTTCTTTTTCAAAACGGTGAACTCGTTGCGGCCAGTGAAAGACCAGTTCTAGGTGCCTTTGTCCGCGTCCATCATCACGGGGCATGGTTTTATTCTTCAACAACAGCAGTCAGTGCATTAGGTGATGAAATCACAAAACTGATTAAGCAGGCAGAGGCGGGTCCTCATGCTTCAAACGTGTATGTGCTTCCAGATAATAATGGAGCTCATCACCTGATTAATAAAACAAAACATGCTTTTTCTAATATCTCATTGGAAGAAAAAGTAAAAATGGGAGAGAGGTATCTTCCACTTATTAAAAAGATCGAGAACTTAAAAGATTCAAGAATCAGATACACAGATGTGTATAAAGAAAAATTTTATAAGTCGTCTGTTGGAACAGAGTTCTCTTACGATTTTAATCAGGCAGGTTTTGCATTTGGAGCAACACTTAAAAAAGGCGATGAGCTTTTTGAAGATGGCTTCAGGCTTTATGCGACTGAGTTTAATTCATTCCAGAACCTGGAAAACGATATCCTAAGCTACTTTGCTGAAGCTCAAAAATTCCTGAGTGCAAAAACAATCACTCCTGGAAAATATAAAGTTGTTCTTTCTCCGGAAATTACCGGAGTCTTTACTCACGAGTCTTTCGGGCACAAGTCTGAAGCCGATTTTATGATGGGAGACCCGGAAGCGACAAAAGAGTGGAAGTTAGGAAGCACAATTGCAGCTCCTTGCTTGTCAATTGTCGATACAGGTGTTCATGACAACACATCGGGATATTGCCCGATTGATGATGAAGGAACACTGGCACAGAAAACATATCTGATTAAAGAAGGTGTTTTAACTGGACGTCTGCACTCAACTCATACAGCAAACGTGCTTGAAGAAAAGCCAACTGGAAATGCCAGAGCGATGAACTTTGAATATGAGCCTATCGTGCGCATGACTTCAACTTATATTGAAGGTGGAAAAGTTTCGTTTAAAGACTTGCTAAAAAAAGCAGAGGGTGGAGTTTATTTTTATAACTTCAAGCATGGATCAGGTGGAAGTACATTTACCATTGCCCCAATCAGAGCTTACATGATCAGAAATGGAGAGCTGGCAGAGCCGGTTCGCGTTTCAGTTCTTTCGGGTTCAGTGTTTGAAACACTAAAACAAATCGAAGCCTGTGGAGACGATTTCCATCTTGAAAGCTCTGCTTTTGGTGGATGCGGAAAGATGGAGCAGTGGCCGCTTCCGGTAGCGGATGGTGGACCTTCGATTCTTGTTAATGAAATGCAGATCAGCTAG
- a CDS encoding phosphatase PAP2 family protein, with translation MRKLLPALLLVISSNSFAWDTTNFKDEALSPFTTSARNALMVGTGLTLSVLLLEDSIVDYTQNEVANDKPLGSLSKFGDLSGQLLPNAIYALGQSLAGVNGDPEGYRRAIGMLKASAYASGVTTALKYTIREPRPINGHKDKNSFPSGHTTTAFAFSGYVLGEHGWAWGTPALALSTFVGISRINDNRHFLHDVLAGATIGLSYGLGIAKLDKPKKDNGEKERGLTIVPIFDWNTKGLALVGEF, from the coding sequence ATGAGAAAACTGCTCCCTGCTCTCTTACTTGTTATTTCTTCCAATTCATTTGCCTGGGACACCACCAATTTTAAAGACGAGGCCCTTTCTCCTTTTACGACTTCAGCACGAAATGCTCTGATGGTCGGAACAGGACTGACTCTTAGTGTTCTTTTACTGGAAGACTCTATTGTCGATTACACTCAAAATGAAGTCGCTAACGACAAACCACTAGGATCACTTTCAAAATTCGGTGACCTCTCTGGACAGCTTTTGCCAAACGCCATCTATGCTCTTGGTCAATCTCTGGCCGGAGTCAATGGAGATCCCGAAGGATACAGAAGAGCGATTGGAATGCTTAAGGCCTCTGCCTACGCTTCAGGTGTAACGACTGCTTTAAAGTACACAATCAGAGAACCTCGTCCCATTAACGGACACAAAGATAAAAACTCATTTCCTTCAGGACACACGACAACTGCTTTTGCTTTTAGTGGATATGTCTTAGGCGAACATGGCTGGGCATGGGGAACTCCCGCACTGGCGCTTTCAACTTTTGTAGGTATCAGCCGAATCAATGACAACCGCCACTTCCTGCACGACGTTCTTGCCGGAGCGACTATTGGACTTTCATACGGGCTTGGGATTGCTAAATTAGATAAGCCAAAAAAAGACAATGGTGAGAAAGAGAGAGGCCTTACAATTGTCCCAATCTTTGACTGGAACACGAAAGGCCTGGCCTTAGTTGGTGAATTTTAA